CGACTCACCGGTCGCCAGGTGCAGCGCCAGGCCGAGCACCATGGAGTCCCAGCCGATGCCGACGGCCCCGGGCCCGAACTGCAGGGCCATCTCGTCGCCGACGACAGCGATGTGCTCGATCACCAGCCGCGCCCGCTCGTCCTCGGCGTCCACGGTGACGTCGATCCAGCTGACGTTGCCGGCGTACTCCCAGGTGGCGGTGAAGTTCTTGGGTGGATCGCAGGTCAGCACCGTGCCGCCGGCGTTGCCGTGCAGCTGGTAGGAACCGCCGATCTTCAGCTCGCCCGAGATGGGCATCAGCCAGCGCGGGATGCGCTCGATGTTGGTGACCGCGTCCCACAGATCGTCGCGGTCGGTGTCGTAGGTCTGGGAGATGGTGACGACGTGCGCCTCCCCCGCGTCGATCGTCCTGGTGCCGAGCTTGCGCTGGACGGCGTTGATCTGGTGGTCGACGTCGATCTCGGTCATGGTGCCTTCTTTCGTCGTTGCCGTTTTCCTCGTGCGATCTCGGTGCCCAACGCGTCCAGGCGCGGGGCCCAGAACCGGCGGAACCCCGCGAGCCATTCGTCGATGTCGCGCAGCGCCTCGCCGTTGACGGCGTAGAGCCGTCGCTGACCGTCGGGGCGGACCGAGGTGAATCCGTTGTCGCGCAACACCTTCAGGTGCTGCGAGACGGCGGGTTGGCTGATCGCGAACTCGGCCTGGATGGTGTCGGCGATGGCCCCCGCCGCCAACTCGCCGTCGGCGAGCAGTTCCAGGATCCGGCGGCGAACCGGATCCCCCAGGATGTCGAACGCGTGCACGGGCTCGAGTCTAAGCGTCTGCTTATATAAGTCAAGCCTTTAGTATTTCGTGGTCAGCACGTCGAGCAGCAGCCCCAGCTGACGGTCGAACAGCAGCGCCGGCTCGGTGAGCGTGTCGGGACCGTACTGGCCGAACACCTCCAGGCTGATCGCGCCGATCAGGCCGGCCCACAGCAGCAGGGACTTCGTCACCGCCGCGTCGTCGCCGTGGAAGTCGAACTCCTCGCGCAGCCGCTCGAAATCGCCCGACAACGGTTGCGGGGCAGCGGTTTCCGACGACGGGATGTCGCCGACGGCGATCCCCGCCGCGACCGCGTCGAGCAGGGCGGCCACCACGCGCGTACCGGGGACGACGGTGCGCTCGCGGGGCGCGTGGTAGCCGGGTACCGGGCTGCCGTAGAGCAGCGCCCACTGCGCCGGTCGCTCGACCGCCCACTGTCGGGCCGCGTGGGACATCGCGCGCACCTGCTCATGCCAGGAACCGTCGCGCGCGCGTTCGACTTCGTCGGCGAGGCTGGAGTAGCCGTCGATCAGCAGCAGCGTCAACAGCTCGTCGCGGCTGGCCACGTAGCGGTAGACCGCCGACGACACCATGCCCAGGTCGCGCGCGATCGCGCGCAGCGACAGGCCCGCCGCCCCCTCGGTCGCCAGCTGGCTGCGCGCCAGGTCGATGATCTGCGCCTCGATCCGGTCTCGACTCTCCTGCCGCTTGCCCACGCGCCGAGTGTCGCACAAATCGAGATCACTGCTCTTGTTTTCCGGCGACGGGCGTGGCACCCTGATTAGAGAGCAGTGCTCTCAAATACTTCATTGTGCGGTTTCGTCCGCGACACGCCGCAACGGCGTACCGATCCGCACAGTCGCGAGACAGCAGAGGAGATCGACATGACCGAGCGTTACGACCAACCGTCCACCGCCGCCCGCGC
The window above is part of the Mycolicibacterium rutilum genome. Proteins encoded here:
- a CDS encoding SRPBCC family protein, which produces MTEIDVDHQINAVQRKLGTRTIDAGEAHVVTISQTYDTDRDDLWDAVTNIERIPRWLMPISGELKIGGSYQLHGNAGGTVLTCDPPKNFTATWEYAGNVSWIDVTVDAEDERARLVIEHIAVVGDEMALQFGPGAVGIGWDSMVLGLALHLATGESIDPGFGEQWVTTPEGRRFLALSNEAWYQENVAAGADPAEARGAADRCLAAYYGEG
- a CDS encoding ArsR/SmtB family transcription factor, whose translation is MHAFDILGDPVRRRILELLADGELAAGAIADTIQAEFAISQPAVSQHLKVLRDNGFTSVRPDGQRRLYAVNGEALRDIDEWLAGFRRFWAPRLDALGTEIARGKRQRRKKAP
- a CDS encoding TetR/AcrR family transcriptional regulator, translated to MGKRQESRDRIEAQIIDLARSQLATEGAAGLSLRAIARDLGMVSSAVYRYVASRDELLTLLLIDGYSSLADEVERARDGSWHEQVRAMSHAARQWAVERPAQWALLYGSPVPGYHAPRERTVVPGTRVVAALLDAVAAGIAVGDIPSSETAAPQPLSGDFERLREEFDFHGDDAAVTKSLLLWAGLIGAISLEVFGQYGPDTLTEPALLFDRQLGLLLDVLTTKY